A window from Luteibacter flocculans encodes these proteins:
- a CDS encoding acyl carrier protein codes for MIVDNQQLQASTEAYLESVVLEAFEEADPPLDPADHPFDADTPFRDFGIDSFLVLKILIRLERDFGTLPKTLMFEHTNIQELAAYLVGSHPETAAAVAFDGRVSPAV; via the coding sequence ATGATAGTGGACAACCAACAGTTGCAGGCCTCGACCGAGGCATACCTCGAGTCCGTCGTACTCGAGGCGTTTGAAGAGGCCGATCCGCCGCTGGATCCCGCCGATCATCCGTTCGATGCGGATACGCCATTCCGCGACTTCGGCATCGATTCCTTCCTCGTGCTGAAGATCCTTATCCGCCTTGAGAGGGACTTTGGCACGTTGCCCAAGACCTTGATGTTCGAGCACACGAATATCCAGGAGCTTGCCGCCTACCTGGTGGGCAGCCATCCGGAAACGGCGGCGGCTGTGGCATTCGACGGACGGGTGTCGCCAGCAGTCTGA
- a CDS encoding cytochrome P450 — protein MDSSVEAPVLPADVTQTLLDSHTYADIERLSSTYAWLRANLPLGVARSRNFDPFWVVTRHADILEVSKNNKVFHNGDRATILTDRYTDLLVRYLRDGSPHLARTLAHMDDPDHRKYRALTSNWFTASNLSRREDAIRGIARGFVDRMFAKGNECDFVTEVAVHYPLHVIMQILGVPIEDEPMMLRLTKQVFGNLDEDLNRSGETVVTAEQGLMGLQAAVDELFGYFDAITQDRRANPRDDLATVIAQGLIDGEPIGAFEAMSYYSLVSTAGHDTVSASTAGAMLGLASHPAEFEKLRTDPSLIAGLGEEAMRWTSPVRHFMRTATEDYELNDQLIRKGDWLMLCYMSGNQDEAVFDDPRAFRVDRTPNKHVALGFGGHMCLGQHLARMEMRVFFEELLPRLTGLELAGAPQHSKAVFVGGLKTLPLRFAGA, from the coding sequence ATGGATAGTTCCGTGGAAGCGCCTGTACTACCGGCCGACGTCACGCAGACGTTGCTCGATTCCCATACCTACGCGGACATCGAACGCCTCTCGTCGACTTACGCCTGGCTTCGCGCGAACCTGCCGCTCGGTGTCGCACGCTCGCGCAACTTCGACCCGTTCTGGGTGGTGACGCGTCACGCGGACATTCTCGAAGTCAGCAAGAACAACAAGGTCTTCCACAACGGCGATCGCGCCACCATCCTGACCGACCGTTACACCGATCTGCTCGTTCGTTACCTGCGCGACGGAAGCCCGCACCTCGCGCGCACGCTCGCGCACATGGATGATCCGGATCATCGGAAGTACCGTGCACTGACGAGCAACTGGTTCACGGCGTCGAACCTGTCGCGACGCGAAGACGCCATTCGTGGCATCGCCCGCGGGTTTGTCGACCGCATGTTCGCAAAGGGCAACGAATGCGACTTCGTAACGGAGGTCGCCGTGCACTATCCGCTGCACGTCATCATGCAGATCCTCGGCGTCCCTATCGAGGACGAACCCATGATGCTGCGTCTGACCAAGCAGGTTTTCGGCAACCTCGACGAGGATCTCAATCGCTCCGGCGAAACGGTGGTCACCGCGGAACAGGGCCTGATGGGGTTGCAGGCAGCTGTGGACGAACTTTTCGGCTACTTCGACGCGATCACGCAGGACCGCCGCGCCAATCCGCGCGACGATCTCGCCACGGTTATCGCGCAGGGTTTGATCGACGGCGAGCCGATCGGCGCCTTCGAAGCGATGTCGTATTACTCGCTCGTGTCCACGGCCGGCCACGACACGGTAAGTGCGTCGACGGCGGGCGCCATGCTAGGCCTGGCTTCGCATCCGGCCGAGTTCGAGAAACTCCGCACGGACCCGTCGCTGATTGCCGGCCTGGGCGAGGAAGCCATGCGTTGGACATCGCCGGTGCGTCATTTCATGCGTACCGCGACGGAAGACTACGAACTGAACGACCAGCTCATCCGCAAGGGCGACTGGTTGATGCTCTGCTACATGTCAGGCAACCAGGACGAGGCCGTGTTCGACGATCCGCGTGCTTTCCGCGTGGACCGCACGCCGAACAAGCACGTCGCGCTCGGCTTCGGCGGACACATGTGCCTGGGGCAGCATCTGGCCCGCATGGAGATGCGCGTGTTCTTCGAAGAGTTGCTGCCCCGTCTCACCGGACTGGAGCTGGCCGGTGCGCCACAGCACTCGAAGGCCGTGTTCGTCGGCGGGCTGAAAACCTTGCCACTGCGCTTCGCGGGGGCCTAG
- a CDS encoding enoyl-CoA hydratase/isomerase has protein sequence MTLESTTAITPRHAVDVRIEGAVCHLVFDRPDANNAINAQLVAECHTALDRYAQDVSIVVLSGSAETFCFGADFAELSQGVDPQFAAHAGPGPMFDLWQRLATGPFVTVSYVRGKVNAGGMGFLGASDIVLADTTARFSLSEMLFGLYPACVLPFLVRRIGFQRTHYLTLSTQPIDAATAQAWGLADAVDEQGDMLLRRHLRQLGRLSKTAIERYKTYARGVTPDWGAHRERAIQGNLEVFEDPHNRAAIARYVTEGLFPWE, from the coding sequence ATGACGTTGGAATCCACGACCGCTATCACGCCACGTCACGCCGTCGACGTGCGTATCGAAGGCGCGGTATGTCATCTCGTGTTCGATCGTCCCGACGCCAACAACGCCATCAATGCGCAACTGGTCGCCGAGTGCCACACGGCGTTGGATCGCTACGCGCAGGACGTGTCGATCGTCGTGCTCTCCGGTTCCGCGGAAACCTTCTGTTTCGGCGCCGATTTCGCTGAACTCTCGCAAGGCGTCGATCCTCAGTTTGCAGCACATGCGGGCCCGGGCCCGATGTTCGACCTTTGGCAGCGACTCGCGACGGGTCCGTTCGTGACCGTTTCCTACGTGCGCGGCAAGGTGAATGCCGGCGGCATGGGTTTTCTCGGCGCAAGCGACATCGTGCTCGCGGACACGACTGCGCGGTTCAGTCTCTCGGAGATGCTGTTCGGTCTGTATCCCGCATGCGTGCTGCCATTCCTCGTGCGCCGTATCGGCTTCCAGCGCACCCACTATCTCACCTTGTCCACGCAGCCGATCGACGCGGCCACGGCACAGGCGTGGGGTCTGGCGGATGCGGTGGACGAGCAGGGCGACATGCTTTTGCGACGTCACCTGCGTCAGTTGGGACGCCTGTCGAAGACGGCTATCGAGCGCTACAAGACCTACGCGCGGGGCGTTACACCCGATTGGGGCGCACATCGCGAGCGCGCCATCCAGGGCAACCTCGAAGTTTTCGAGGACCCGCACAATCGCGCCGCCATCGCCCGGTACGTCACTGAGGGTCTGTTCCCCTGGGAGTGA
- a CDS encoding beta-ketoacyl synthase N-terminal-like domain-containing protein, producing MDASKPWVTGLGVMSTQGTGKAAFLQGLLEGRTSFDVMAREGRQHDTSRFLGAELAMPAASGAERTLSLSARAALAVVAEAWDEAGLDQLDPTRVGLVIGGNNVQQREQVLVHDAFRERRAFVRPTYGLGFMDTDLAGACSARFGIRGAAFTAGGASASGQLAIIQARHMVASGQLDACVAVGALMDLSYWECSGFRALGAMGSTQFADAPMHACRPFDVRHDGFIFGECSAAIVLESPGSATRRGRHVYASLDGWGLAMDANRQPDPSVEGETRAMTEALARAGWQPHEVGYVNPHGTGSVIGDETELAALRAAGLSGVALNATKSLTGHGLTAAGAVEVVATLLQLRAGRLHPTANLDEPIAQDFQWVREGAVATDARRALSLSMGFGGINTALCWEMHA from the coding sequence ATGGATGCGAGCAAACCATGGGTAACCGGGCTCGGTGTCATGTCGACACAGGGCACGGGTAAGGCAGCGTTTCTGCAAGGGCTGCTGGAAGGGCGAACATCGTTCGATGTGATGGCCCGTGAAGGACGCCAACACGATACGTCGCGCTTTCTGGGCGCCGAACTCGCCATGCCGGCCGCATCGGGTGCGGAGCGCACGCTTTCTCTTTCCGCGCGAGCCGCCCTTGCGGTCGTTGCCGAGGCTTGGGACGAAGCGGGCCTTGACCAGCTCGATCCCACCCGTGTCGGGCTAGTGATCGGCGGCAACAACGTACAACAGCGCGAACAGGTGTTGGTGCACGACGCCTTTCGCGAACGGCGTGCGTTCGTTCGGCCGACGTATGGTCTGGGTTTCATGGACACCGATCTCGCCGGTGCCTGTTCGGCGCGTTTCGGTATTCGCGGTGCCGCTTTCACCGCCGGTGGCGCCTCCGCCAGCGGACAGCTGGCCATCATCCAGGCGCGCCACATGGTGGCATCCGGCCAGCTCGACGCGTGCGTGGCGGTAGGCGCCTTGATGGACCTTTCTTACTGGGAATGCTCGGGCTTCCGGGCGCTCGGTGCGATGGGTTCGACGCAGTTTGCCGATGCGCCCATGCACGCATGCAGGCCATTCGATGTGCGGCACGACGGATTCATCTTCGGTGAGTGTTCCGCTGCCATCGTGCTCGAATCACCGGGGTCGGCGACGCGCCGCGGCCGACACGTCTACGCCAGCCTGGATGGATGGGGTCTCGCCATGGATGCGAATCGTCAACCCGATCCATCCGTCGAAGGCGAGACGCGCGCGATGACCGAAGCGCTGGCGCGCGCGGGCTGGCAACCGCACGAGGTGGGCTATGTGAACCCCCACGGCACTGGCTCGGTGATCGGCGACGAGACGGAGTTGGCCGCCTTGCGTGCGGCCGGTCTTTCCGGTGTCGCGCTCAACGCCACCAAGTCGCTGACGGGACACGGTCTGACGGCGGCGGGGGCGGTAGAGGTGGTGGCGACGCTGCTGCAGCTTCGCGCCGGCCGGCTTCACCCCACCGCCAACCTCGACGAGCCCATCGCGCAGGATTTTCAATGGGTAAGGGAAGGGGCCGTCGCGACCGACGCGCGTCGCGCCCTCAGCCTCAGTATGGGTTTTGGCGGCATCAACACCGCCTTGTGCTGGGAGATGCATGCATGA
- a CDS encoding sensor histidine kinase, producing the protein MIPGLSSSAPPRRRAWSRPVSLVAGMLLAVAPGCLVLFTASYRAVPRQVEIAVASLSIVWAVAIGWSMVRAMERHLRTLASLVESARNHDFGVRSVHAREAGPLGDLYRQINALIDDLENERTASQELLGVLRRVVDQIDVAILVFGASGRLRLANPVAARLLGMPAGDTVADLAYDDTPFAGMTLGGDPRIVDYRFPGGDGRWRITEQTYRQQGRPARIVFVADVQQVLATEEIRVWQRLIRVIGHEVNNSLAPIASLCQTLDSILSRSPDIVEKGMLHDGLSLIAERAQGLKSFISVYAQVARLPEPRKVMFPVRRLVERTAGMFAADGVRIDGEVPDLTLFGDQVHLEQALINLVRNAVQSQAAAAATGAEPVRLGVSVQAGRCVFEIVDSGTGIANPENLFVPFYTTRAEGAGIGLVLCRSIVAQHAGTVTLHNRDDARGAVARMVLPLPRP; encoded by the coding sequence ATGATCCCCGGTCTGTCGTCGTCGGCGCCGCCACGACGTCGCGCGTGGTCGCGTCCGGTTTCGCTCGTCGCAGGCATGCTGTTGGCCGTGGCGCCGGGATGTCTGGTGTTGTTCACCGCCTCGTACCGTGCGGTGCCGCGGCAGGTCGAGATCGCCGTGGCGTCACTCTCGATCGTGTGGGCGGTGGCGATCGGCTGGAGCATGGTGCGTGCGATGGAGCGCCATCTGCGCACGCTGGCGAGCCTCGTCGAATCGGCGCGAAATCATGACTTTGGGGTTCGCTCCGTCCATGCGCGCGAAGCAGGCCCGTTGGGCGATCTGTACCGGCAGATCAATGCGCTCATCGACGATCTGGAAAACGAGCGGACCGCGAGCCAGGAACTGCTTGGCGTATTGCGCCGGGTGGTGGACCAGATCGATGTGGCCATCCTCGTCTTCGGGGCGTCGGGTCGGCTGCGTCTGGCGAACCCCGTCGCGGCGCGACTGCTAGGCATGCCTGCGGGTGACACGGTCGCCGACCTTGCCTACGACGACACGCCGTTTGCCGGCATGACCCTCGGCGGCGATCCGCGCATCGTCGATTATCGGTTCCCAGGTGGCGACGGCCGCTGGCGGATTACCGAGCAGACCTACCGGCAGCAGGGGCGGCCGGCGCGCATCGTTTTCGTCGCCGACGTGCAGCAGGTGCTGGCGACAGAAGAGATCCGCGTGTGGCAGCGCCTCATTCGCGTGATCGGGCACGAGGTCAACAACTCGCTTGCTCCCATCGCGTCGCTCTGCCAGACACTGGACAGCATCCTCTCTCGTTCTCCCGACATCGTGGAGAAGGGCATGCTGCACGATGGACTGTCGCTGATTGCCGAGCGTGCGCAGGGCCTGAAGTCGTTCATCTCCGTGTACGCCCAGGTGGCGCGCTTGCCCGAGCCGCGCAAGGTCATGTTCCCGGTACGGCGGCTCGTCGAGCGTACCGCGGGCATGTTCGCCGCCGACGGCGTGCGCATCGACGGCGAGGTGCCCGACCTGACGTTGTTCGGCGATCAGGTTCACCTCGAACAGGCCCTCATCAACCTGGTGCGAAACGCGGTGCAATCCCAGGCCGCCGCCGCAGCGACTGGCGCTGAACCCGTGCGTCTCGGCGTGTCCGTACAAGCGGGACGCTGCGTCTTCGAGATCGTCGACAGTGGCACGGGCATCGCCAACCCCGAAAATCTATTCGTACCCTTCTACACCACGCGCGCCGAAGGTGCAGGCATTGGTCTCGTGCTGTGCCGGAGTATCGTCGCGCAGCACGCCGGCACCGTGACGCTGCACAACCGGGACGATGCACGCGGTGCCGTCGCGCGCATGGTGTTGCCCCTGCCGCGTCCTTAG